A window of Desulfobacterales bacterium genomic DNA:
CGACCTACGAGCCGCATCCCGGCCAGGTCGAAAAGGCCTGCAAGGCGATCCTCAAGGCCAAACGGCCGGTTATCTATGCCGGCGGCGGGGTGATCGCCTCCAATGCCAACGAGGCCCTGACCGAGCTGGCCTTCAAGCTGAATATCCCGGTAACCATGACCCTGATGGGGTTGGGCGCTTTCCCGGGCACTGACCGGCTCTCCATGGGCATGCTCGGCATGCACGGCACCTACTATGCCAACATGGCGGTGGGCGAGTGCGATCTGCTGATCGCGGTGGGCGCCCGGTTCGATGACCGGGTTACCGGTCGGATCGATGCCTTTGCGCCCCATGCCAGGATCATCCATATTGATATCGACCCCACTTCGATCAGCAAGAACGTCAGCGTTGATATCCCCATGGTTGCCGACTGCAACCATGCCCTGACCGCGATGAATCGCTGGTTTGACCGCCATACTGATTTTGACCGGGAGGCCGAGTGCGTCAAGCATGAGCCCTGGCTCGACCGGATCAGGGAGTGGAAGGCCAAGCATCCCCTGGGTTATGTGGATGAGGGCGATATCATCAAACCCCAGTACGTGATTCAGAAACTGGACGAATTGACCGGCGGTGATGCGATTATCACCACCGAGGTGGGTCAGAACCAGATGTGGGCGGCCCAGTTCTATCATTTCAATAAGCCGCGGGCCTTTATGACCTCCGGCGGTCTGGGGGTGATGGGCTACGGCTTTCCCGCGGCCATCGGCGCCCAGATGGCGGCCCGTGACCGGACGGTTATCGACATTGCCGGCGACGGTTCGATCCAGATGAATATCCAGGAACTGGCCACGGCCCGGAACTACAAATGCCCGGTCAAGATCGCCATCCTCAACAACGGCTACCTGGGCATGGTCCGCCAGTGGCAGGAGCTGTTCTATGACAAGCGGTACTCCCACACCACCCTGGAGGGGACCCCGGATTTCGTCATCCTGGCCCAGGCCTACGGGGCCGTGGGGCTCCGGGCCACCAAGAAGAGCGAGGTTGAACCGGTGATCAAGGAGGCCCTGGCCATTGACAACGTGGTGATGATGGATTTCGTTGTTTCCCCGGAGGAGGGTGTCTATCCCATGGTGCCCGCCGGCAAGGCCACCACCGATATGCTGTTGGTGTAAGCGGGAATCTTGATGAACTCGTAACAATTATCAAGACGGCTAAATAAGAATTTCGATATACAAAGAAGAACTTTTCAAGGATAAGGATTGCCAGATGAAACATACAATCTCCGTATTACTGGAAAACAAGCCCGGGGTCCTCTCCCGGGTCACCGGTCTGTTCAGCGGCCGGGGTTTCAATATCGAGAGCCTTTGCGTGGCGGCAACGCTTGAGCCGTCCATCTCCTGCCTGACCCTGGTTACCGAGGGGGACAACAGTATTGTCGAGCAGATCACCAAGCAGCTGCACAAGCTGATTGACGTGATCAAGGTGGTGGATATCAGCGAGACCGATTTTGTCGAGCGGGAGATGGTGATTATCCGGGTCAAGGCCGAGTCCAATACCCGGGCCGAGGTCCTGCGGGTGATCGACATCTTCCGGGGCAAGGTGGTGGATGTGAGCCCCAAGAGCTATGCGGTGGAGATCACCGGACCGGCGAGCAAGATCCAGGCGGTGCTGGATATCCTTAAACCCATCGGCATCCAGGAAGTTGTTCGCACCGGCACCATTGCCATGGCCCGGGCCAGAAAGAACTGATCCGCGGCCCGAGTCGCCCTTCCTCCTTTTTTTAACCGTTAACGACCAGGCCCGGCACGGTTTCTTGCCGACCATCCGCCCGGCGCGATGATTCTCTTATGATACAGCCGCAGATACCAGTTGCCCGGGAAGGATATCCGTTTATCGCCTTTGCGGCCCTGATCACCCTGGTTGTCGCCCTCCTGGGCCATGATCTCCTGGCCGCCACCGGGCTGGGCCTGACCGGTTTTGTTATCTACTTCTTCCGTGACCCGGAAAGGGTGGGCCCGGATGCGGACGATGCGCTGGTGGCGCCGGCCGACGGCAAGGTTATCCTGATCGAGAAGATCTTTGATGAGAGGTTTGTCAAGGATCACGTTTATAAACTCAGCATTTTCATGAACGTGTTCAACGTCCATGTGAACAGGATGGTCTGTGACGGCCGGGTAATCGAGGTCCGGTACACCCCGGGGATCTTTCTGGCCGCCAATACCGAGCAGGGCGCGCTGGAGAACGAGAACTGCGGCGTGATCCTGACCACTGCCAATAATAAAAAACTGGCCGTGGTGCAGGTCGCCGGACTCATTGCCCGCCGGATCGTCTGTTGGGCGGAAAAGGGGGACAACCTGGCCCGGGGCCAGCGGTTCGGCCTGATCCGTTTCGGCTCCCGGGTGGATATCTACCTGCCCCAGCAGATACAACTGGAGGTCACCATCGGTGATAAGGTGCGGGCCGGGGAAACAGTACTCGGCTATTTTGTCTGAAGTTGTACCGGCAAGGGGAAGAGGCAACCCCGGAGGAGTGAACCGAGATGTCCGACAAAATTTTTATCTTTGATACCACCCTGCGCGACGGTGAACAGTCGCCGGGCGCCAGCATGAACCTGCAGGAAAAGTTCCGCCTGGCCCAGCAGCTGGTGAAGCTCAATGTCGACGTGATCGAGGCCGGGTTCCCTGTTGCCTCGGTCGGTGATTTCGAGTGCGTCAAGAATATTGCCGATAATATCCGCGGCGCCCAGATCGCCGGGCTGGCCCGGGCCAACCGCAAGGATATCGATGTCGCCTGGCAGGCCCTCAGGAATGGTGAAAATCCCCGGATCCATACCTTTCTCGCCACCTCGGACATCCATCTCAAGCATAAGCTGAAAAAGAGCCGGGACCAGGTCCTGGAACTGGCGGCGGAATCGGTAAAATATGCCTGCCGCTATACTCCCAACGTGGAGTTCTCGGC
This region includes:
- the ilvB gene encoding biosynthetic-type acetolactate synthase large subunit, coding for MKVTGAQAIIKCLEEQGVEVIFGFPGGAVIDIYDELMKSESIEHVLVRHEQAAVHAADAYGRVKGEVGVALVTSGPGATNTVTGIASAYMDSIPLVVFTGQVPTALIGNDAFQEVDIVGITRPCTKHNYLVKDPNELVPTIREAFYIARTGRPGPVLIDVPKDVAAARINFPKPKPIKMQTYRPTYEPHPGQVEKACKAILKAKRPVIYAGGGVIASNANEALTELAFKLNIPVTMTLMGLGAFPGTDRLSMGMLGMHGTYYANMAVGECDLLIAVGARFDDRVTGRIDAFAPHARIIHIDIDPTSISKNVSVDIPMVADCNHALTAMNRWFDRHTDFDREAECVKHEPWLDRIREWKAKHPLGYVDEGDIIKPQYVIQKLDELTGGDAIITTEVGQNQMWAAQFYHFNKPRAFMTSGGLGVMGYGFPAAIGAQMAARDRTVIDIAGDGSIQMNIQELATARNYKCPVKIAILNNGYLGMVRQWQELFYDKRYSHTTLEGTPDFVILAQAYGAVGLRATKKSEVEPVIKEALAIDNVVMMDFVVSPEEGVYPMVPAGKATTDMLLV
- the ilvN gene encoding acetolactate synthase small subunit; the protein is MKHTISVLLENKPGVLSRVTGLFSGRGFNIESLCVAATLEPSISCLTLVTEGDNSIVEQITKQLHKLIDVIKVVDISETDFVEREMVIIRVKAESNTRAEVLRVIDIFRGKVVDVSPKSYAVEITGPASKIQAVLDILKPIGIQEVVRTGTIAMARARKN
- a CDS encoding phosphatidylserine decarboxylase family protein, with translation MIQPQIPVAREGYPFIAFAALITLVVALLGHDLLAATGLGLTGFVIYFFRDPERVGPDADDALVAPADGKVILIEKIFDERFVKDHVYKLSIFMNVFNVHVNRMVCDGRVIEVRYTPGIFLAANTEQGALENENCGVILTTANNKKLAVVQVAGLIARRIVCWAEKGDNLARGQRFGLIRFGSRVDIYLPQQIQLEVTIGDKVRAGETVLGYFV